In the genome of uncultured Sphaerochaeta sp., the window AGCAAGGGTGAGCCTACCAGGATCGGGTACAAGTTTGATGAAAGCGGCAAGAAAGTCCGCTATGCCAAGAAAACCGGGGAAGTAATCTAATGGAAAAATTTGTACCAAACCTCAAAACAAAATACCTCGAGACAGCAGCTCCGGCTCTGTTCAAGGAACTTGGCTATTCCTCCAAGATGCAGGTCCCTGCCCTCGAAAAGATTGTCGTCAGTGTTGGTGTCGGTGAAGCAATTGTAAACAAGAAGCTTCTCGATGCAGCGGTGAAAGAGCTTGAGCAGATCACCGGCCAGCATGTACTGAAGACCAAAGCCAGAAAGTCCATTGCTAACTTCAAGGTCCGTGAGGGTCAGGAGATTGGCGCCATGGTTACCCTTCGTGGTGACAACATGTGGTTCTTCCTGGAGAGGCTGATCAGCATCGCCCTTCCCCGTGTCAAGGACTTCAAGGGTGTAAAGCCCAATGCCTTTGATGGTCATGGAAACTATTCGCTTGGCGTCACCGAGCAGATTATTTTCCCGGAAATCGACTTCGATAAGATCGAGCGTGTCAGCGGCTTCAACATCGCCATTGTTACGACCGCGAAGACCGATGAAGAAGGCTACGCCCTGCTTGAAAAGCTTGGCATGCCCTTCAGCAAATAAGGGTGGAGACATATGGCAAAGAAATCAATGATCGTAAAGGCCAATAGGGAGCCCAAGTTCAGTACCAGACACGTCAATCGCTGCAGAGTTTGTGGCAGACCCCGTGGCTATATGCGCCAGTTCGATATGTGCAGGATCTGCTTCCGCAAATTGGCAAGTGAAGGCCAGATTCCTGGTGTTACCAAATCCAGTTGGTAGGAGAGAAAAATGGCTGTAAGTGATCCAGTTGCTGATATGCTGACCAAAATCAGAAATGCTAGTTTGGCTAAGCATGAGAAAGTAGATATTTCCACTTCGAAGATGAAGCTTCAGATTGTGAAGATTCTGAAGAATGAAGGGTATATCAAGAACTTCAAGAAGGTCACCAAGGATGGGATTTCCTATATCCGCGTCTTCTTGAAGTATGATGAAACGCAAGGTCCTGTATTGCACGGGATTGAACGCATTTCCACTCCCGGCCGCCGTATTTATACCGGCTATCGGGACATGCCCCGTGTGTACAACGGACATGGTGTCGTTGTAGTCTCCACTTCTTCTGGTATCATCACCGGCAAGAAGGCGACTGAGAACAAGGTCGGTGGTGAGCTGATCTGCTCTATTTGGTAAGGTGGTAAAAAATGTCCAGAGTTGGAAAATTGCCGATCACAGTACCGCAGGGGGTCAAGGTTGCCATCACCGATGGTATCATTGATGTTCAAGGTCCCAAGGGAAAGCTGAACTGTCCTACCCGTCCTGAAGTGGTTATCGCCATTGATGGTTCGGTGATTACCGTTCAGCCCAAAGATGAGTCCAAGGAAGCCAACAGTTTCCAGGGTCTCTACCGCCAGCTGATCAATAACATGGTCATTGGTGTTTCCCAGGGATACTCCAAGACCTTGCTGATCAATGGTGTTGGCTACCGCGCCGACCTGAAGGGTGACATTCTGACCCTCAACCTTGGATACTCCACTTTGATCGAAGTGAAGCTTCCTGAGGGAATCACTGCTACATTGGAGAACCCGAACAAGGTTACCCTCAGTGGCATTGATAAGCAGCGTGTTGGACAGACTTGTGCAGAGATTCGCTCTCTTCGTGGTCCTGAGCCGTATAAGGGCAAGGGTATCCGGTATGAGAACGAGGTCATCCGCCGCAAGGCCGGTAAGACCGCTTCGGCAAAGAAATAGTGGGTAGGTAAGAAAGATGAATAGAGTAATCGATAAGAGAAAGAAGCTTGCTCGGCGAAAGCATCACATTCGCAAGAATCTCTCCGGTACTGCCAGCAGGCCGAGGATGAGCGTTTTCCGCAGCAACTCCCACATGTATGTTCAGGTCATTGATGATGTCGCAGGTAGCACTCTTGTTGCAGCCAGCACCATGGAAGGTGAACTGAAGGGCTTGAAGAACACGGTTGCTGATGCTGCAAAGCTTGGGGAAACCATTGGAAAGAGAATGCTTGAGAAGAACATCGATACATGTGTGTTCGATCGAAATGGCTATCTGTTCCACGGCATTGTCAAGGGCATCGCTGACGGCGCACGCAAAGCCGGCGTCAAGTTCTAGGGGGAAACTGTGGAAAGATCGAGAGAAAGAGATAAGGACAGAAACGACGGGTATATCGAGAAGCTGATCAAGCTGAATCGTGTTGCCAAGGTTGTCAAGGGTGGTAGAAGGTTCTCCTTCTCCGCACTGGTTGTTGTAGGTGATCAGAAAGGCA includes:
- the rplE gene encoding 50S ribosomal protein L5, coding for MEKFVPNLKTKYLETAAPALFKELGYSSKMQVPALEKIVVSVGVGEAIVNKKLLDAAVKELEQITGQHVLKTKARKSIANFKVREGQEIGAMVTLRGDNMWFFLERLISIALPRVKDFKGVKPNAFDGHGNYSLGVTEQIIFPEIDFDKIERVSGFNIAIVTTAKTDEEGYALLEKLGMPFSK
- a CDS encoding type Z 30S ribosomal protein S14 — translated: MAKKSMIVKANREPKFSTRHVNRCRVCGRPRGYMRQFDMCRICFRKLASEGQIPGVTKSSW
- the rpsH gene encoding 30S ribosomal protein S8 yields the protein MAVSDPVADMLTKIRNASLAKHEKVDISTSKMKLQIVKILKNEGYIKNFKKVTKDGISYIRVFLKYDETQGPVLHGIERISTPGRRIYTGYRDMPRVYNGHGVVVVSTSSGIITGKKATENKVGGELICSIW
- the rplF gene encoding 50S ribosomal protein L6; translation: MSRVGKLPITVPQGVKVAITDGIIDVQGPKGKLNCPTRPEVVIAIDGSVITVQPKDESKEANSFQGLYRQLINNMVIGVSQGYSKTLLINGVGYRADLKGDILTLNLGYSTLIEVKLPEGITATLENPNKVTLSGIDKQRVGQTCAEIRSLRGPEPYKGKGIRYENEVIRRKAGKTASAKK
- the rplR gene encoding 50S ribosomal protein L18, with protein sequence MNRVIDKRKKLARRKHHIRKNLSGTASRPRMSVFRSNSHMYVQVIDDVAGSTLVAASTMEGELKGLKNTVADAAKLGETIGKRMLEKNIDTCVFDRNGYLFHGIVKGIADGARKAGVKF